From Cheilinus undulatus linkage group 18, ASM1832078v1, whole genome shotgun sequence, the proteins below share one genomic window:
- the LOC121526605 gene encoding serine/threonine-protein kinase PAK 2-like has translation MCDSGVCEDKPPAPPVRMSSQGGGTKDSQSANHNSRPLPSVPEEKKSRNKIISMFASEKGGRKKDKDKDRPEISSPSDFEHTIHVGFDAVTGEFTGMPEQWARLLQTSNISKSEQKQNPQAVLDILKFYDSTSEKQKYLGVSSDKDSPTVKPGTGTSPLGGKDGDDDDDDDAPPPIVAPRPEHTKSVYTRSVIDPIPVPDGDATSKAADKHKKKGGKMTDEEIMEKLRTIVSIGDPKKKYTRYDKIGQGASGTVYTAIDVATGQEVAIKQINLQKQPKKELIINEILVMKELKNPNIVNFVDSFLVGDELFVVMEYLAGGSLTDVVTETCMDEAQIAAVCREVLQALEFLHANQVIHRDIKSDNVLLGMDGSVKLTDFGFCAQITPEQSKRSTMVGTPYWMAPEVVTRKAYGPKVDIWSLGIMAIEMVEGEPPYLNENPLRALYLIATNGTPELQSPEKLSPVFRNFLSRCLEMDVEKRGSGRELLQHPFLKLAKPLSSLTPLILAAKEAMRSNR, from the exons ATGTGTGACAGCGGAGTGTGTGAGGACAAGCCCCCCGCCCCCCCTGTCAGGATGAGCAGCCAAGGAGGAGGAACCAAAGACTCCcagtcagccaatcacaactctCGGCCGCTGCCGTCTGTACCGGAGGAGAAGAAGTCCAGAAACAAGATCATCTCTATGTTTGCCTCTGAGAAAG GGGGCAGGAAGAAGGACAAAGACAAGGACAGGCCTGAGATCTCCTCCCCTTCAGACTTTGAACACACCATCCATGTTGGTTTTGACGCTGTCACTGGAGAGTTCACG GGCATGCCGGAGCAGTGGGCCCGTCTCCTGCAGACCTCCAACATCAGCAAATCAGAACAGAAACAGAATCCTCAGGCCGTCCTCGATATTCTGAAATTCTACGACtccaccagtgagaaacagaaatACCTCGGCGTTTCATCAG ATAAAGATTCACCAACC GTCAAGCCAGGTACAGGGACTTCCCCACTGGGTGGGAAGGATGGagacgatgatgatgacgatgatgcaCCGCCGCCAATCGTGGCACCGCGGCCCGAGCACACGAAATCG GTGTACACAAGGTCAGTGATAGATCCGATCCCAGTTCCAGATGGAGACGCAACCTCTAAGGCGGCTgacaaacacaagaaaaaaggaGGCAAGATGACTGATGAGGAGATCATGGAGAAACTAA GAACTATTGTCAGTATTGGAGATCCAAAGAAGAAATACACTCGCTATGACAAGATCGGCCAGGG GGCGTCTGGAACAGTTTACACAGCAATAGATGTTGCCACAGGACAAGAG gtTGCCATCAAACAGATCAACTTGCAGAAGCAGCCGAAGAAAGAGCTTATTATTAATGAGATCCTCGTCATGAAGGAGCTGAAGAACCCGAATATTGTCAACTTTGTAGATAG TTTCCTGGTAGGAGACGAGCTTTTCGTGGTCATGGAGTATCTGGCTGGCGGATCCTTGACCGATGTCGTGACGGAGACGTGCATGGACGAGGCTCAGATCGCTGCGGTCTGCAGAGAG GTGCTGCAGGCTCTGGAGTTTCTTCACGCCAACCAGGTCATCCACAGAGACATCAAGAGCGACAACGTTCTGCTTGGGATGGATGGATCAGTCAAGCTCA ctgactTCGGCTTCTGTGCCCAGAtcaccccagagcagagcaagCGCAGCACGATGGTCGGGACCCCGTACTGGATGGCTCCAGAGGTGGTGACAAGGAAAGCTTACGGTCCTAAAGTGGACATTTGGTCTTTAGGAATCATGGCCATAGAGATGGTGGAGGGGGAGCCTCCATATCTTAATGAGAACCCTCTCAGG gCATTATATTTAATTGCCACCAATGGGACGCCTGAGCTGCAGAGTCCAGAGAAGCTGTCGCCTGTCTTCAGGAACTTCCTGTCACGCTGCCTGGAGATGGACGTAGAGAAACGAGGATCGGGCAGAGAACTGCTGCAG cACCCATTCCTGAAGCTAGCGAAGCCTCTTTCCAGCCTCACCCCGCTCATCCTGGCAGCCAAGGAGGCCATGAGGAGCAACCGCTAA